One window of the Ramlibacter henchirensis genome contains the following:
- a CDS encoding LysR family transcriptional regulator, with protein sequence MEEPQRESTPANGGMTTAYQLNLRHLRGLLAVHEQGSISAAASAVSLSQPALTQGILKLEHQLGEVLFERRSDGIVPTAAGELVLERAEASMRHLAAGGRLIAGAGFEPDRRLTMTQLRAFLGLFKAGSFAAAATELGLSQAAVHRAVRELEDAVGRKLVERRGRGVHINFGGRRFARSCRLAVAELEAALSELGLDPHNPTISIGTTPLARAFLVPEAMSLMVAERFPAGFRVLEGSWGELVESLRDGLIDLIVGELPTEAIPDLATTAFYAEAPVIVAGRQHDLVGQQNPSKEKLAAYPWIIAPETSPLRAEWERLFPKRRPAVPVECGSIMIIGRLLTSSDMLTLAMPDQVALQIRSGLLARIGEPLTGSMPTIGATMRQSWRPTRAQRRFLELLRHAAEGLGADASHKPLIESRWV encoded by the coding sequence ATGGAAGAGCCGCAGCGCGAGTCGACTCCCGCCAACGGCGGGATGACGACGGCGTACCAGCTGAACCTGCGGCACCTGCGGGGGCTGCTGGCCGTGCACGAGCAGGGCAGCATCAGCGCGGCGGCGTCGGCGGTAAGCCTCAGTCAGCCGGCACTCACCCAAGGCATCCTGAAGCTGGAGCACCAGCTCGGCGAGGTGCTGTTCGAACGCCGCTCCGATGGGATCGTGCCCACCGCCGCCGGCGAGCTCGTGCTCGAGCGGGCGGAGGCGAGCATGCGGCACCTGGCAGCCGGCGGACGCCTGATCGCAGGTGCGGGCTTCGAGCCGGACCGTCGCCTGACGATGACCCAGCTGCGCGCCTTTCTCGGGCTCTTCAAGGCCGGCAGCTTCGCAGCCGCGGCCACGGAACTCGGTCTCTCGCAGGCAGCGGTGCACCGTGCCGTGCGTGAGCTGGAAGACGCGGTCGGGCGCAAGCTCGTGGAGCGCCGCGGCCGCGGCGTCCACATCAACTTCGGCGGCCGTCGCTTCGCTCGCAGCTGCCGGCTGGCCGTGGCCGAGCTCGAGGCCGCGCTGTCGGAGCTTGGCCTCGACCCGCACAACCCCACGATCTCGATCGGCACCACTCCCCTGGCGCGAGCCTTCCTGGTACCCGAGGCCATGTCATTGATGGTGGCCGAGCGCTTCCCGGCCGGCTTCCGGGTGCTGGAGGGGAGCTGGGGCGAACTGGTGGAGTCCTTGCGCGACGGCCTGATCGACCTGATCGTGGGCGAGCTGCCGACGGAGGCGATCCCGGACCTCGCGACGACAGCTTTCTACGCCGAGGCCCCGGTGATCGTCGCCGGACGGCAGCACGACCTCGTGGGTCAGCAGAACCCGTCAAAGGAGAAGCTGGCGGCGTATCCATGGATCATCGCGCCAGAGACTTCGCCGCTGCGGGCCGAATGGGAGCGCCTGTTCCCCAAGCGCCGGCCCGCGGTGCCGGTCGAGTGCGGCTCGATCATGATCATCGGCCGCCTGCTGACGAGCAGCGACATGCTCACGCTGGCCATGCCGGACCAGGTCGCGCTGCAGATCCGCAGCGGGCTCCTCGCGCGCATCGGCGAGCCGCTCACCGGCAGCATGCCGACGATCGGGGCGACGATGCGGCAGAGCTGGCGCCCGACGCGGGCGCAAAGGCGCTTCCTGGAGTTGCTGCGCCACGCCGCGGAAGGGCTGGGCGCCGATGCCAGCCACAAGCCACTGATCGAGTCCCGCTGGGTCTGA